A region from the Prochlorococcus marinus CUG1433 genome encodes:
- a CDS encoding DUF3578 domain-containing protein: MMDLDFLKKFIKQTNTGSLKTKEYPKKFLDFFIKVSFGQGTLANIPWIAFRKTVSSGPYYPVYLFYKEEGKLILSYGIREEGKKPQNTWDKNIHETKTKISEFIENPKRYGDSYVHKYYEPKIENDEVFFYRDNEKLSEDKLLQELIEIIEYFKTCYANDPQKDRETRPAWFVGSVIDNEDLTNEFVEQGYWEHGFNDKYHDDVRSMEVGDLIAIKATYTRKKGLPFETFENTTSVMSIKATGVIEENPGDGKKIYVSWEKVQPIREWYFYTYRPTIWAVQPGEWMNDELIDFTFNNKDQDINRFINDPFWKDRYTSDEIRSYKLENIIEDGAFLDFEKLSLIMRRLNEKKNLILQGPPGTGKTWLAKRLGMALIEEQIKESQISSVQFHPNLSYEDFVRGWRPGSDEKLSLQEGIFMEMVERALINPGEKYVLIIEEINRGNPAQIFGELLTLIEASKRNSKEAIKLCYPNSEGLHLPVYVPSNLYIIGTMNVADRSLALVDMAFRRRFAFINLEPNLNKTWKDYVVNKLHMDSSVANYIQSEIVNLNSQIASDSRLGKDFQVGHSFFTPNESLKTKDSKKWFREVVESEIAPLLQEYWFDSLEEADKAIEKLLANL; this comes from the coding sequence ATGATGGATTTAGATTTTTTAAAGAAATTTATAAAGCAAACTAATACTGGGAGCTTAAAAACAAAAGAATATCCAAAGAAATTTTTAGACTTTTTTATCAAAGTTTCATTTGGGCAAGGAACATTAGCAAATATCCCATGGATAGCATTTAGAAAAACAGTAAGTTCTGGGCCATATTATCCTGTCTACTTGTTTTATAAAGAGGAGGGAAAGTTAATTCTTTCCTATGGGATAAGAGAGGAAGGAAAAAAACCACAAAATACTTGGGATAAGAATATTCATGAAACTAAGACAAAAATATCTGAATTCATTGAAAACCCAAAGAGATATGGAGATTCTTATGTTCACAAATATTATGAACCAAAAATAGAAAATGATGAAGTTTTTTTCTATAGAGATAATGAAAAGTTATCAGAAGACAAACTTCTTCAAGAACTCATTGAAATTATTGAATACTTCAAAACTTGTTATGCAAATGATCCTCAAAAAGACCGAGAGACAAGACCCGCATGGTTTGTGGGTTCTGTAATTGATAACGAAGATTTAACTAATGAATTTGTTGAACAAGGATATTGGGAACATGGTTTTAACGATAAATACCATGATGATGTCCGTTCAATGGAAGTGGGTGACTTAATAGCAATTAAAGCAACTTATACAAGAAAGAAAGGATTACCATTCGAAACTTTCGAAAATACAACTTCAGTTATGTCAATTAAGGCAACAGGTGTAATAGAGGAAAATCCTGGAGATGGTAAAAAAATATATGTAAGTTGGGAAAAAGTCCAACCAATTCGTGAATGGTATTTTTACACATATCGACCAACTATATGGGCAGTACAACCAGGTGAGTGGATGAACGATGAGTTAATTGATTTCACTTTTAATAATAAAGACCAAGATATTAATCGTTTTATAAATGACCCATTTTGGAAAGATAGATATACCTCGGATGAGATTAGATCATATAAACTCGAAAACATTATTGAAGATGGAGCATTTTTAGATTTTGAGAAGCTTTCGTTAATAATGCGTAGATTAAATGAAAAGAAAAATCTTATACTTCAAGGTCCTCCTGGCACAGGGAAAACATGGTTAGCCAAACGTCTTGGCATGGCCTTAATAGAAGAACAAATAAAAGAAAGTCAAATAAGTTCTGTACAATTTCATCCGAACCTTTCTTATGAGGATTTTGTAAGAGGCTGGAGACCTGGAAGTGATGAAAAACTTAGCTTACAAGAAGGTATTTTTATGGAGATGGTAGAACGAGCCTTGATCAATCCTGGTGAAAAATACGTCCTAATTATTGAAGAAATTAATAGAGGCAATCCTGCTCAAATATTTGGGGAGTTACTTACTCTCATCGAAGCAAGTAAAAGAAACTCAAAAGAAGCCATAAAATTATGTTATCCCAATTCAGAGGGGCTTCATCTTCCTGTTTATGTTCCGTCTAATTTATACATAATTGGGACAATGAATGTCGCTGATCGTTCTCTAGCATTAGTTGATATGGCTTTCAGAAGAAGATTTGCTTTTATAAATCTAGAGCCAAATTTAAATAAAACATGGAAAGATTATGTGGTTAATAAATTACATATGGATTCTTCAGTAGCAAATTATATACAGTCAGAAATAGTTAATCTTAATAGTCAAATTGCTTCAGATAGTAGATTAGGAAAAGATTTTCAAGTCGGTCATAGTTTCTTCACACCAAATGAAAGTTTAAAAACCAAAGATTCAAAAAAGTGGTTTAGAGAAGTGGTAGAGAGTGAAATAGCGCCACTTCTTCAAGAATATTGGTTTGATTCTCTAGAAGAGGCTGACAAAGCAATAGAAAAACTTTTAGCGAATTTATGA
- a CDS encoding DsrE family protein: protein MSIITDNTMLVHIYSGLESKNKVTLGLLVALTAEKNDHKVTLFLAGDGVQILDCKKAGEIVGQGTGDLYEHLQNLKKSKVTIYVSGMSAKSRGYDEKLLDGYSAEFVMPDVLVEESIKADSVLCY from the coding sequence ATGTCTATCATTACCGACAATACAATGTTAGTTCATATTTACAGCGGTTTAGAATCCAAAAATAAAGTAACTTTAGGTTTATTGGTTGCCCTTACTGCAGAAAAAAACGATCATAAAGTAACTCTTTTTCTAGCAGGAGACGGAGTACAAATATTAGATTGCAAAAAAGCTGGTGAAATAGTTGGTCAAGGTACTGGAGATTTATACGAACATCTTCAAAATTTGAAGAAATCAAAAGTTACCATATATGTTTCAGGGATGTCTGCAAAATCTAGGGGTTACGATGAGAAGCTTCTAGATGGATATTCAGCAGAGTTTGTGATGCCGGATGTTCTAGTTGAAGAATCAATTAAAGCGGATAGCGTACTTTGCTATTAA
- a CDS encoding DUF3303 domain-containing protein, with protein sequence MNTYLVTATFKNVALMGAAYDLFLKVFENGTLNDEFDGFKVLGRYHASYSNNVYIIVQASAGIKMTEHFAPWKVKFDIDFDIKPV encoded by the coding sequence ATGAATACTTATTTAGTTACTGCAACTTTTAAAAATGTTGCTCTTATGGGTGCAGCATATGATCTTTTTTTAAAGGTTTTTGAAAATGGAACTTTGAATGATGAGTTTGATGGGTTCAAAGTTTTGGGAAGGTATCATGCCTCTTACTCAAATAATGTTTATATTATTGTCCAAGCTTCAGCAGGCATAAAAATGACAGAACATTTTGCTCCTTGGAAAGTTAAGTTTGATATAGATTTTGATATCAAGCCAGTT
- the mcrC gene encoding 5-methylcytosine-specific restriction endonuclease system specificity protein McrC, whose amino-acid sequence MSIPIRNIWWLMLYASDLGEAQNKALKGREDLPEDIPDLIGQILIKTVEKRLKRQLTYSFETKDEILSRVRGRINHLTTCRKQLLSKGKVSCTFNELSIDNVRNRYVRAALDGISRIIKKPSISNSCSSLANNLFQCGVTGPVPTAREIENQRFSRNDQSDKEMIAAAKLAMNLCLPNESEGKNEILDPEKSEHWMRRLYEKAIGNFYRFHLNPDNWRVITGKPMNWMINNPTDGIKDILPSMKTDIILDNKIKYHRIVIDTKFTNIFHKRSSWYREKSLKSGYIYQLYAYLRSQEGLGEKLNENSSGMLLHPAIGEDIDESATIQGHEMRFSTVDLTQPHEVIRNRLLNLVS is encoded by the coding sequence ATGAGTATCCCAATACGAAATATCTGGTGGCTAATGCTTTATGCATCTGATTTGGGTGAAGCACAAAATAAAGCTCTTAAAGGTCGCGAAGATTTACCAGAGGATATACCTGATTTAATTGGGCAAATCTTGATTAAAACAGTTGAAAAAAGGTTAAAAAGACAATTAACTTATTCCTTCGAAACTAAAGATGAAATACTAAGCAGAGTTAGAGGGAGGATAAATCACTTAACTACATGTAGAAAACAGCTTTTATCAAAAGGGAAAGTCTCGTGCACCTTTAATGAATTATCAATCGATAATGTCCGTAATAGATATGTTAGAGCTGCTTTAGATGGAATTTCTAGGATTATAAAAAAGCCATCAATTAGTAATAGTTGTAGTTCTTTAGCAAATAATCTTTTTCAATGCGGGGTTACTGGACCAGTCCCAACTGCTAGAGAAATTGAGAATCAAAGATTCAGTAGAAATGATCAATCAGATAAGGAGATGATAGCAGCGGCGAAATTAGCAATGAATCTATGCTTACCTAATGAAAGTGAAGGTAAGAATGAAATTTTAGATCCTGAGAAAAGTGAGCATTGGATGAGAAGACTTTATGAAAAGGCTATTGGAAATTTTTATCGTTTCCATTTAAATCCAGATAACTGGAGAGTAATAACAGGAAAGCCCATGAACTGGATGATTAACAACCCCACTGATGGAATAAAAGATATATTACCTTCAATGAAAACGGATATTATTCTTGACAATAAAATTAAATATCACAGGATTGTTATTGATACAAAGTTCACTAATATATTTCATAAAAGAAGTAGTTGGTATCGTGAAAAGTCCCTCAAATCTGGATATATTTATCAACTTTATGCTTATCTTAGGTCTCAAGAAGGTCTTGGCGAAAAACTAAACGAAAACTCTTCCGGTATGCTTCTACATCCAGCAATTGGAGAAGACATTGATGAATCCGCCACCATCCAAGGACATGAAATGAGATTCTCAACTGTTGATTTAACACAGCCCCACGAAGTAATAAGAAATAGGCTTTTGAATTTAGTCTCATAA